The window accgaggagctcaatttacagctaacttttggaggtcttttcagaagggtttaggcacacaagtgaatctcagcactgcatttcatccgcagactaaCGGACAGGCTGTACATACCATTCAGACACtgaaagatatgctacgagcatgtgttctagattttaaggtaaattgggatgaccatcttccactcatagaattcgcctacaatcatagctaccattccagtattaaaatggccccatacgaggcactatacgggagaagatgtagatcaccagttggatggttcgaagtcggtaaaacagaattatatgggccagatttgattcaccaagctattgagaaggtgaaagtgatacatgagcgattgaggatggcacaaagcaggcaaaaatcttattccgatgtccgacgtcgtgatctggagtttgaggttggtgattgggttttcctgaggatctcaccaatgaagggtattatgcgttttgggaagaaaggtaagctgagtccaaggtatatcgggccatataaaattctttgacggattggacaggttgcttatgagttagaattgccatccgaattggaatttgtccacccggtattccatgtatctatgttgaggaaatgtattggagacccttctggagtcgtccctatcaaagatgtacaagttacagaggacctattatatgaagaagtgccagtggcaatattagatcgacaagtccgcaagctgagaacaaaagatgtagcttccgtcaaagtattgtggaggaacaaaaatatggaagaaatgacatgggaagcagaagaggagatgaagtctaaatacccttacctattccataATGAGGATAACAaagatgctggtggaagacaggatacattggaaggtgaaacggctctatgaggtaagcaataatttgagaatactcttccttaatacaaaatggtgatatgtagataatgtaaatatgcataatgctttgtgtagccttgtgaagccatatgttgggcttaattgcttgcaagttttgctagtgacaaTTTTATAGGGggaaattgatcggaaatttccattggaatccacgatgattttaactccccatgaacccttacattcgaggacgaatgttcctaagggggggagggtgttacaacccatatccacatgtgttagttcatgacatatattagttaacataaatccaagaaggaattatctttgagatgataagaagtcaatcctattggtcttaagtgatacaagagtgtataagggtgattaacaagtattagaagttaaatgaatcaaggatattgtaactcgtattttcaggtaaatctagcggtgcttaatacactcaagaggtcatgtattaagttattttaatcatataatatccgtatcataagtcttgaagtcaaatgagttatgaaacaaaagtcgacaaaagttgtctcaacttaggttcataattttacttaaacattaggtcaaatatttctaatctttctcctaatttacaaggaattacgggatgatctaccaaccaaattaaagatctatgagtctagtttccaacgcattaaactgttcatcgatacgatctcggagtagagagatatttgcattttcgcgagactgcgccaagcacctctctatggggcccactaaggtggtttaagatatttggacctatataggatgcctccaacccgttttaagtcatttcttctcactattatcagaccttataaccctaagaacatcctctcaaggttctctcaagattcaagacccaaaaaaaagggcaaacaacacaaatcaagtgtcgggaattccgtggcgctagtaagtctcttgttcttcttgttgttgctcatttttgtgtcgttccagctcgtgtgggaggttgttttaaagggtttatgttctgtaaatactacCTCATGttattaatatcaatcctaggtgatttcaagccttctaaagtgattctagtgccaaaaACCAcaaattgatcgctagtttcgcttttttgttgttgtggcagcattggagggatatttcatggaaatttaaggtcaaattggagtttttatttctgaataaaggtaaggaacctcttactatatatgtatttaagattatccaagttgcggctaagccattgaagctagaacttgtgaaatatatatcgaaaggcttggtagtaatgttattgttttgtggactattttgcgttgctgttgggctgcgtattttactactgttttgtggagttttggaggaggaagggtgtggataaacaccatatatatgtagggttgggggatgatagttattcgtaacatttccgggtcgtttgacacgactacggtggtcgtcgtatgtatggagcgattaggctgtgcgtggactattttgggaggctcaatatatttattattgatgttgtttgggctgtttggtgactattttgaatggtgtgaagtcatatatataggggaggtgttgtccgtttcatcgtaaaataggttgtggtcgatacataatagttatgacgcttaaatgataacgatagtatcgtttctcttatagtagactaaggagttttgacaatttcatagcttgagattggggcagtatatacaaggtatgtgaggctatccctttccttcttttgcacgactccgattgtacataatgtaatgaacaagcttccaagatactctactcttagaagctggcagtacttacattgttttccctcttatggaacgattgatgttaatgttacttctcttattcttatgttatcaatgttgttcgtacttcctaaatcttataaggttcatagtgaagagttagtcctaataacgtgtatagaggataccgaccttacgtcactccgaaaggtttagaatgtgattccatgagtcgagcatgcattatatatatgtatctattttactctaccgagccacactatagttggtcgggtacggcacctattgtgcaaccactgatcagttgggttttaccgagctccacgtggccgggtacgattctaccgagcctattatggccgggtacgatatgatgatgatgatgcccatacgatatgatgatgatgatgcccacagaggcgaatgttttaaaggtttatgtatttatacatatgtatcatgcatttcatgtcagtagccctcagaggtactaagatgttacaggttgtatattctctatccttgcttacattactgattgtatttatggttccctgccttacatactcagtactttattcgtactaacgtccttttatttgtggacgttgcatgtcgtgctgcaggtcctgatagacaggcaggtgcagctcccccaccacagtaggttgtccagttcagcggtgattggcgagatcccttctccggacttgccttggtcttggtatgcttttttgttatagacattatgggtatgtcggggccctgttccagctatgttgcagcacttatgttcatttagaggctcatagataggtgtcgactcatgtatagtttggtatgccttgtcggctagtttttgttgtatagtctttcatggtagcgtggtagctcctaccttatatatagtttcttgattgtctggtcatcccatattatatatgtgcatgccatcagtttttattgttggttgtccatgatccaggtctaccatttatattgatatCGTCAgccctaaaaaataataatgaaggttagatgaaatgtacgttggtgctcggccagtatggtcgggtgctagtcatggccctccagtttgggtcatgacattactATTCTGTATAATATGACTCAACAGCTGACTTTGAGATTAACGCACACTGAAACACATGTTGAGCTCATCCTTACACTAGTTTATGCCAAATGTGATCGCATTGAAAGAATTGAACTTTGGGATTCTTTGTATGCAATGGCATCAGATATGACAGTACTATGGCTAGTTAGAGGCGACTTTAATGTGATATGGGATGAGGAAGAGAAATTTGGAGGCTTACCAGTTTCTCTCATTGAAGTAGATGACTTTAGGCACTGCATCAATACCTGCAACTTGACAGATTTGGGATTTAAAGGAAgcatatttacatggtggaatggaaGATCAGAGGAAGACTGTATTTTTAAAAGATTGGACaaatgttttggcaatcatgaATTGCAACAGACCTTTCCTGGATTGGAGGTAACTCACCTGTCCAAAATTGGGTTTGATCATTGCCCAATGCTGCTGAAATGTGATATAGAAACTCCTTTAATTAAGAAGTCATTCAGATTTCTTAACTTCTGGATTAAGCATGAAACCTTCAAAGATGTAGTAAAGGAGAATTGGAATGCTGATTTTAGTGCTAAccatttctgcatttttaactaCAAGTTAAAGAAGCTTAAGAAAGCACTATCTACCTGGAGCAGAGCTACATATGGGGATATATTCCAGAAGATTGCAAGCCTGGAGGAGGTGGTCTTGGTTCATGAAAGGCAATTTGAAGTCAATCCTACACAGATGAACAGACAAAGATTATAACAGGTACAAGTTGAAATGATTAAATATCTTGCATTAGAAGAAGAATTCTGGAGACAAAAAGCTGGCATGTTATGGTTCAAAGATGGAGATAGAAACACTAAATTCTTCCATGCTCAGGTTAATGGGAGAAGGAAGAGAATGAAATTATCAAGGATCCATAATAGTCTTGGTAACTGGATTGAAGAAGATCACTTAATAGCAGAAGAAGCACTAAAATTCTACAAGGATCAATTTACTGAGAGTCAAGTTCCTAATGCATTTGATATTCTAAATCATGTACCTTCAATGGTAGAGAGTGATCAACATGAAAGATTGATGGCTTTGCCTTCCAATGAAGAAGTGAAGAGAGTAGTTATGGGGTTGAATGGGGACTCAGCAGGTTGACCGGATGGCTTCACTGGAGCCTTTTACCAAACATGCTGGGAAATCATTGAAGAAGATGTAGTAGGCATGGTCAAGGCTTTCTTTTGCGGTCAGCAATTGCCAAAGAGTGTGACACACAAACCTGGTTTTattaccaaagaaaaaagaagttatgaCCTTTGCAGACATGAGACCAATCAGTCTTAGCAACTTTGTTAACCAGATTTTCTCGAGGGTTATTCATGAAAGATTGGTTGAATTTTTACCAAACTTAATCTCACAGGAACAGGCAGGTTTTGTGAAGGGAAGAAGTATAGTTGAGAATGTACTGTTAACTCAAGAAATCATTACGGATATCAGGTTGAGAACAAAAGCAGGCCCAAATGTTGTGATTAAGCTCGACATGACAAAAGCTTATGATAGGCTATCATGGCTATTCCTGACCAAAATGCTAAGGAAGATGGGATTTCCTGAAGCGTTTATTGGATTGATCCTTGATTTGATTGGGAATAATTGGTACTTTATT is drawn from Nicotiana tabacum cultivar K326 chromosome 22, ASM71507v2, whole genome shotgun sequence and contains these coding sequences:
- the LOC142175992 gene encoding uncharacterized protein LOC142175992, whose translation is MTQQLTLRLTHTETHVELILTLVYAKCDRIERIELWDSLYAMASDMTVLWLVRGDFNVIWDEEEKFGGLPVSLIEVDDFRHCINTCNLTDLGFKGSIFTWWNGRSEEDCIFKRLDKCFGNHELQQTFPGLEVTHLSKIGFDHCPMLLKCDIETPLIKKSFRFLNFWIKHETFKDVVKENWNADFSANHFCIFNYKLKKLKKALSTWSRATYGDIFQKIASLEEVVLVHERQFEVNPTQMNRQRL